In the genome of Mangifera indica cultivar Alphonso chromosome 9, CATAS_Mindica_2.1, whole genome shotgun sequence, the window GATCGCGACATACAATCGTGTATGATCTCATACATACCCATATGtccttagtttaaattaaaaagtttcacAATTTTCACTCTCGTTATGAGGAAAACCAAACAAGatcatgtggtatgagacagAAGCTCATGTGTGGCTTTTCAAAAGTGAACTTCATTTAAAAAGAGGCATGTGGGGGTGTACCTTAGGCACACATCCATGTAGTCAATAAAAAGATCATTTTACCCCTAGTTTAAGTACAATGAAAGGGAAAAGGATTAAAGAGAAAGGATATGAGATTCTAGTAAAAAAACACGTCAAATAAAAGTAGAAAGAGTATGTGAAAGATGACACAAGACCCTGACCGAGTCAAATCCaggtaaaaaataagaaaagttaaGGAAAGTGGTTCACATCTAGATAACCACTAGTTGTGTGCATAAGTGGCAAGGTATATGAAGacaatagggttggatacctaTGTGATGCATCATACACTCGACTCCTAGATGTATAGCCATTCAGTCTATTCatgtgtgcatggtaaggattaTGGTTTCTCAAATATTTTCTCACGTGGTCAGTAGGATGTATCACATATATACCTAAGGTAAGGGTCATCTTAAGATGGTCTAGACATTAGTTCTAATTAGCTTATGTGATAAAGGAAGAAACTACTGCCAAATTATTTCTCGTGTGACCAAGGTGTCCCAAATAACTAGCCTAATAAGCTATATGACATGTGTGAAGACACAACAGATAGTGAGATATAAGGTATCTTATGTTTTCACTAAAACATCAAATATGTCGATTACAACTTAAACCATAGTAATCTTGGTAGATAGCCTATGTCAAGGCACAAGGATGTCGAGTTGTGACCATATCCAAAATTGCAAATAGAACATCAGGTTTATCAATTTTATGAGTATTTATGGTGTCATAAGGTCATCAACTTATTAAGCATTTTCACTAACACGtccttttttgttgttttgcagGTAGAGGTGAGTACTAGAGCATACAAGGAATCTAGCAGTTCAATGATTAATTGCACGAGGTGAGGggcatattaattattttattgagatTCATCTATATTCATGTATTCGGACATtcagttataattttatagttatttatgcaccgatattatttcaatttagtttcagacatatttatttatgaatattaaaaaatgaggTATTTCAGTATCTTTTTACATCACCTTTTTTCATGCTTAAGaatttatgatcatgcattaaattataaagttttaaattagcTAGTCTATTCCAAGTAAGAGTATGTATTTGGAGAGGGGTGTTATATTCTATGTACATATGATAAGTCATGATGAACTGTCATACAACATAGGTGTGTTGCTATTCAAAAGGATGAAAAGATGAATTTACCCCAAGGAAATTAGTACAATCgtaaaggagaaaaaagaaatcatgcAAAATATGGGACTTATGCTTGTGTAAAAGACTTGCATGCTTGTACATGATGTAAAGGCTAAAGGAACCTATACATGTTAACGACATGTAAACTCATGCACTCAAGCATGCATGACCATATACCTACTCACGACTAGAGTTGCCTATGAGTAGCTAACCATACATGAAAGGAAAGAATTCACAATCGTGAGTCTTACGATGTACGATCAtacatttatgaaaaatatgaaattaagctaagtcatgAACCATAGTGTTCGTAACTATGTCCCAAAAAATTGTAATGATGTGTAGGATGTGTAGTAGTACCAAGACATATAGGTAGGGATATAGAAAGATGTTATGACAAAGTCCACAAATCAATGTTTATGGAAAGATGCATGAACAAgttcatatatattatgattgtGATGGTTTGAGAGATAGAGTCATATAGGTAAGGTGTTTAATCCCTACCTTAGTATAGTCTGATCGGCATAAAGATGAGTTCTTAGACATAATAAACTATAAAGAATGCTTTTTACCATTGAAGATAATGGTTAAGATTTACTTGTGAAAAATTCCAAGTCATTAGAGATAGGGTAGAAATGGACCTTGTAGAATATATGCTCACACTTATTAAGTATTTTATCACTCACCTATTTCTCTTTGGTTTTGCAAGTGAGAGATGATATGGTGGCGATGAAACAACTAATTAGCAACAAAGCAACATGAGGGTGGTATTTGATGTTTTTTATTAGCCCTTTCAATTTGTTATCTGTTTAAGTATTTAGATATGTATTTATACACACCATATGATTAATTTAGCATTTTATGTTTAGACACTTGgcatttttttatgattatttactcataaagggtattttgataaattttgattggtttggtaattttattttactttaatgtGTGCTTAAGTGAAGTTAAAGTGGCATTTTACTTCAAAAGACAAGACTTCCAGAGTGGAGTGCTACATAATGTAAGTTTCATGTCATTCAAGTTTGAAGTCCGAATATCTACTCAAGACGACAAAGTTTGGGTGGAAtgaaatattaagtttaagaaGAGAATTAAGTGTTTAAGTTGTAGAATTAAGTTCTCCTACTAATTAGATTAATATTTACTCACTTCCTCTTATTTCATGTTTTGCAGGTAACATATGATGATGACAATTGTAATGTAAGGTTAGTGAGCATGGAGCTATCTTGAGGGCATTTTTGTCGTTTATTgatgttttatgattttgagttgtATTCAAAActtcatatgttttatgttttagtttTGGGTTACACACATTATAATTGGAGTTGTTTGCTATAAGAACCTTTGTGTGCTTCCATCACAGGGGCATTTGATTAGTTTTGggttattaattttgatttccgcaaaatatttgtttaatctTGCTAAAGAGTTTAATGCGCTTATCTCCAGAGGATAATACTTCTGTAGggtgtattatatattataactataaaattactatgttttaaattttcttgccaaaaaataacaaaaaatctttcCCTACAaccaaattgataaaaaattcttttaacaGAGATTTCATAAAACAAGCACAacataattaaagttttgaaacatAATATTTAGCTCCATTAGAAGTTTCGAGCTCTCAACACTTTTTAGCGTAAAACTAATacattattttcttccttttttagCACAACATGCAACCACAACCAcatttgtaataatatataaaataataatacttgaCTATATTTAACCTTAGCTATCCACGgccatttcatattttgttccCGTACCAGAAAACGCCTTTCACTGGAGAACACTCGTCGGGTTCAACGTAGAGACACTCTTTAGCCTCCCTCCAAATTGCTTTGTAAAACGGGGTGCTATCAAACTGGTAATACTCTCCCAATATTGGCTTGATTGCTTTGGTTGCCTCCATTCCATGGTAATGTGGCATGGTGGAGAAGAGATGGTGAGCTACATGTGTATCTGTAATGTTATGAAAGACCTTATTCAACACTCCATAATCTCTGTCTGCAGTCGCCAAAGCGCCCCTCAGCCAGTCCCATTCCGACGAGTCGTAGTGTGGCAGGGCCGGATGCGTGTGCTGTAAATATGTGATCAAGACGAGGAAGCCGTTCACGATAAGCAATGGAACTCCATAGATACATACGAGCCAAGCTAGTCCTTTGGCCATCGAGATGCGGTAGAGAATGTAGATCGCGGTGAAGATGCCAGCGTCAGAAATGTAAATTTGGATTCTCTCGCGATTCGAGTAGATGGGGCTATAGGGATCGAAGTGGCAGGCGAAGCGATCGTAAGGCCTGCCTGATACATTGCAAATTAAGTACAAAGGCCAACCAAGAGTAAGTGTGAATAAAAGGGTGAGAGCTCTCCCTGGAGGGTTGTTCAAGTATTTGGAAAACCACGGGATTTTGGACTTAGTTTTCGGGACGAATACTTCGTCGAGCTCGAGAGAACCGGTGTTCGAGTGATGCCGCCGGTGACTAAACTTCCACGAGAAGTAGGGGACTAAAAGGGCTGAGTGGAGGATGAGACCAATGGTGTCATCCACCCATTGGTAGTCACTAAAGGCATGGTGACCGCACTCGTGGGCGATAACCCAGATGCCGGTGAGAACACAGCCTTGGAAAATCCAATAAACGAGCCACGCTAAGTAGGCTAAAGGATGAGGGAGGAGAGGGATATAATTAGAGGCAATGTAGTAGAAGAGGAACACCAACACATGATCATAAACAACATAGGAGAACGAACGGATGAGCGAGCGCTTGAAGCAGTGAGGCGGAATGGCTTTCTTGATTTGGCCAAGCGTGAAGGGAGGCTTTGTATGCGGTGCACGCCGGATGGGGCTTTCCTCCCCTTCCTGCTTACCATCGGCGCTTGTCATATGGCCACCAGCTCCCATGCTTGCTTACCTGTAAAACACCAGTAGGTTAAAGTTATCtaaatttttctgttaaaattgcTAAAAACAAATGCAAATTAATGCATAATTTATTGTAGCAGACAACCAtgaaataatgagaaaaaaaattaaatgaatgatGCAGCAaagaaattgataaatatttattaggaATAACTTCGTAATGGTAAAGCTCCACCCTAAATTGTCGATGCGACGCTGTGGGgctaaaaaatttcaatcaaataaatGCAAACTTTTCCATCTGTATTTAATCACGGCCCCACCGTCATTCATGAGGCGATATGGTACTGACATCTAAGTACATACCTGTGACGACACTGTATTGGTTTGAAAACGTTACGCCTTCAACTTCCACCGAAACGAAAACAAGTCCGATGAATGAATATGGCGGTTAACCAAATGATGTTAACGATCATAAATCTAGCAAAACACGGCTCTTTTCCACACCCAATTAATTGTGACACGaagaattaaatttgataagtgatattatatatataaataaattatatatttatttatataaattaaagtgaagatattttattaaataattttactataaaaaaataattatatcattcaattataaactattttattaatttgtataataaattataaaaatttattcatgtgcttaattttttttaagtaacaTAACCACGTGAAGCTTAAACAAAAACTCAAATCCAAACTTAAGTCACACAAGCACTTTAAAATCGATTTGACAATGATATAAGGGCAGTTGATTAGACATTAAGCAAGAAGATACTCCTTCTAAGACGGGAGAtgttaaaaacaataaataaaatgcaaaaaaaaaaaaaaaaaacacgagCAATTATTCTGGTAATTATAACTTATATCacgttttaattaataaactggTATAAAAAACAGTTacaataagttaaaaaataataataaactaaaaaataaaacaacgtTAACAACAAGAAAAATGTGCTGGGAAAagagtataataataataacaaattaattgattaattaaaaaaaaaaaaaaacctgaaagCGCTGAGAATGAGGGAAATTTTACTACTGGAAGCGACTTCTCCAATATTATCTCATCAGTCAAACAAACcgtcatcttcatcatctttaaCTAACCATTCTAGATATGAATTCATCAAAACTGCAGCCTAGGCTGGTTTAAAGAAAAGATGTGTAACTTACGAGtgattttacatgtttatatagaAACTAAAAATTGTCGAATTCATTTTATAAACCGATTTTTAAATTCAGACTTGAAGTCAGCCGGGAGttcaattatgtataaaatttaagtAGAATTACGTGGAATTTTTCATCTCATGtaggtatttttaaaatattttttgtgataatttttgtcagaaaataaaagaagaacaCGCATTGCACTAAAAAGCagaaatattaagaaaataaaataacagcaTCTTTGATAAGTAAAGATCCAGGCATACATGATGAAGTGGGAGCAGTACCTGGTACAATTAAAAAGTGCTTTTGCGAGAAGAACTGCTGGGGGAGAAGAAGAATCACTTCTTACTTTGTTTCTTTGATTTGGTTGGCTGTCTGCACAAAACGTTCCGTATTTAAGCGCACAAGTGATGGTGGATTGGTAGCATCTGCAGGTTGGGACATGTGGGGGGTTTTCATTGGCATGAGGATTATCATCTGATTTATCGGCATTTAACTTAAAGAACGGTCTTGATCTTGCTTGTATGGGTGAGTTAGtagatgataatttttttttaattaccgAAACCCTTGGGTTATTTCTTTTCATAAGAAAATCACATGTAATTCCAAGCGTGGTTTTGAACAGTCAACTGTTTTAATTACGAACTGTCAACATAAGGCAATGTATTATCAAATATACCATCAATTTTAATTACGAGTATTAAGATTATATTTCCAACATTGAAACtcacaattcataatcatacATCAATCTTTAGTATGTTATTTCCACCATAATCcattgaaaattcatatttaatccTTATCTCATGTTAATGTGAGAAAATAATAACTCGCTATCAAATTGAGATCAACTTATCTCAAATGTAATAAGatcaaaagttaattttttaatttaaatttgaattataattgataAGATTATAGCTAAGATCATTTAGA includes:
- the LOC123225237 gene encoding delta(12)-acyl-lipid-desaturase-like, which codes for MGAGGHMTSADGKQEGEESPIRRAPHTKPPFTLGQIKKAIPPHCFKRSLIRSFSYVVYDHVLVFLFYYIASNYIPLLPHPLAYLAWLVYWIFQGCVLTGIWVIAHECGHHAFSDYQWVDDTIGLILHSALLVPYFSWKFSHRRHHSNTGSLELDEVFVPKTKSKIPWFSKYLNNPPGRALTLLFTLTLGWPLYLICNVSGRPYDRFACHFDPYSPIYSNRERIQIYISDAGIFTAIYILYRISMAKGLAWLVCIYGVPLLIVNGFLVLITYLQHTHPALPHYDSSEWDWLRGALATADRDYGVLNKVFHNITDTHVAHHLFSTMPHYHGMEATKAIKPILGEYYQFDSTPFYKAIWREAKECLYVEPDECSPVKGVFWYGNKI